A single Anopheles maculipalpis chromosome 3RL, idAnoMacuDA_375_x, whole genome shotgun sequence DNA region contains:
- the LOC126561833 gene encoding uncharacterized protein LOC126561833: MESGTIVVSHLPAAIPRAFLNERSSSMTILPSQGKSHQHPPRMSQLETLEAKMANIEVSLCAGTPRRRKGTSLGGSLSARSSPRPETAPSRELRTALQDREAVIQNLRLQLGLGKLPRPTGPPLDDTERPVAEQRLAKLKSDAETKRQVIKNLKSALEKLDVTDNIDVRIRQAELEYALGREELQLLSLVEEARALQGRLEKPKQEPNTLYGMLQSGMSLSLLAVRASTGRWNASTKNEQPGFWVDWVLEGESLQRGDRIIEINGKAIGGRNREEMARAIGSHSKSEIVVARARKAACSVNQLSHQSLQQTQADNVRLQHRISYLEEQVRELLASKDNGVIRSGVAVNGSGGAHITSISITSPPSTPPEGKTPQPPHIYNYIDEKGSSPRNGSPGHVTTTTIIKECDRINGELTNGGSDVMKYNLRNSLSSSKISINGNGGDSLTAQYYNRKERDKRERETRRQDRERYLQQFGAKLQRSTTDLESDCDRSRLLQHSHNRNHTRSVEHLNGERKRLVAATPHETATIGRRGDIRKSLDFESDTNDQYASEPSGPMGKHAGGVRPAPPKKPLRLSLQRAQSLQTVDGLMLEAIAANNGHDRKRGMKRSHKSGTKATDSSNSTMAAQYIENSVPMQTASLGRQKYM; encoded by the exons ATGGAATCTGGAACCATCGTCGTTAGTCATTTGCCAGCAGCGATTCCGAGAGCATTTCTGAATGAACGTTCTTCCTCGATG ACAATTCTTCCATCGCAAGGTAAATCACATCAGCATCCTCCGAGAATGTCTCAATTGGAAACTTTAGAAGCAAAG ATGGCAAATATCGAGGTGTCCCTGTGCGCAGGTACACCAAGACGAAGAAAAGGCACGTCCCTCGGAGGATCGTTGTCAGCTCGCTCCTCACCTAGACCCGAAACAGCTCCATCGCGCGAATTGCGAACAGCTTTGCAAGATCGAGAAGCTGTTATACAAAA CTTAAGATTACAACTAGGGCTGGGTAAGCTACCACGCCCTACAGGTCCTCCGCTGGACGATACGGAAAGACCAGTCGCCGAACAGCGGCTTGCAAAGCTAAAATCAGACGCCGAAACAAAGCGACAAGTgattaaaaatctaaaatcagCACTGGAAAAGCTCGATGTGACAGA CAACATTGATGTACGAATCCGGCAGGCCGAGCTGGAGTATGCACTTGGGCGGGAAGAGTTGCAGTTACTTTCGCTGGTCGAGGAAGCTCGAGCCCTGCAGGGACGGCTAGAAAAACCAAAGCAAGAACCAAACACTCTCTATGGCATGCTGCAATCGGGCATGAGCCTGAGCCTGCTAGCTGTGCGTGCGTCAACTGGGCGTTGGAATGCAAGTACCAAAAATGAACAACCCGGGTTTTGGGTGGACTGGGTGCTGGAAGGCGAGAGTCTTCAGCGAGGTGATCGCATTATTGAAATCAACGGCAAAGCAATCGGTGGTCGTAATCGAGAAGAAATGGCCCGTGCCATCGGGTCACACTCAAAGTCGGAAATTGTGGTGGCGCGTGCTAGAAAAGCAGCTTGTAGCGTGAACCAATTATCCCACCAATCGCTACAACAAACGCAGGCTGATAATGTCCGGCTGCAGCATCGAATCTCGTACCTGGAGGAACAGGTTAGAGAGCTGCTCGCTTCCAAAGATAATGGTGTGATCCGCAGCGGAGTGGCAGTCAATGGGAGTGGTGGTGCACATATAACTTCCATCAGCATCACATCGCCACCGTCAACACCACCGGAAGGTAaaacaccacaaccaccacacaTTTACAATTACATCGACGAAAAAGGATCGTCGCCTCGTAATGGAAGTCCGGGCCACGTCACGACAACCACTATCATCAAGGAGTGTGATCGTATCAATGGCGAACTAACAAATGGTGGATCGGATGTGATGAAATACAATCTACGAAATTCGCTTTCTTCGTCCAAGATCAGTATCAACGGTAATGGCGGAGATTCGCTGACGGCCCAGTACTACAATCGCAAGGAACGGGATAAGCGAGAACGTGAGACACGACGACAAGATCGGGAACGCTATCTGCAGCAGTTCGGAGCAAAACTGCAGCGTAGCACCACCGATCTCGAGAGCGATTGTGACCGTAGCCGTTTGTTGCAGCACAGTCACAATCGCAACCATACTCGTAGCGTAGAACATTTGAACGGCGAACGGAAGCGCTTGGTAGCGGCGACCCCACACGAGACAGCTACGATCGGACGTCGAGGAGACATTCGCAAAAGTTTAGATTTTGAATCCGACACAAACGACCAATACGCGTCGGAACCGTCTGGACCGATGGGCAAACATGCCGGTGGTGTTCGACCAGCACCACCAAAGAAACCGCTCCGTTTATCATTGCAGCGCGCTCAGAGTCTGCAAACGGTGGATGGATTGATGCTGGAAGCGATAGCCGCCAACAATGGACACGACAGAAAGCGAGGCATGAAACGATCTCACAAGAGTGGCACCAAAGCAACTGATTCGAGCAACTCGACGATGGCGGCACAATATATAGAGAACAGTGTGCCGATGCAGACTGCTTCGCTTGGACGCCAGAAATATATGTAG